From Companilactobacillus heilongjiangensis, one genomic window encodes:
- a CDS encoding 3'-5' exonuclease, giving the protein MVTYKETSQAILQDKTISNALDAAGLTYEEKIKLITKILSVNKSVSSSIKKQSYQHLPDSYIVLDVETTGLTNYDEIIQFAALKIQDNQIADTFDTYVHPTHKRISRNITRLTGIDNALVSSSPTITDIVPNILSFISDYSIVGHNVNFDLRFLRNAGIETDDHTILDTLRLAKQNDLPVANYKLSTLKEYFGVSNRSHNALNDCETTNIVFQNLKNDLKSEK; this is encoded by the coding sequence ATGGTTACCTATAAAGAAACATCACAAGCTATCTTGCAAGATAAAACAATATCCAATGCGCTCGATGCTGCAGGACTAACATATGAAGAGAAAATCAAATTAATTACCAAGATATTGTCAGTTAACAAATCAGTTTCATCATCGATCAAAAAACAAAGCTATCAGCATCTTCCCGATTCTTACATAGTTTTAGATGTAGAGACAACCGGCTTAACCAACTATGACGAAATTATTCAATTTGCTGCATTAAAGATTCAGGACAATCAAATTGCGGATACTTTTGACACTTATGTACATCCAACACATAAGAGAATAAGTCGAAATATCACTCGTTTAACTGGAATTGACAATGCGCTCGTCTCATCCTCACCAACTATTACTGATATAGTCCCCAATATTCTGTCCTTTATAAGCGATTATAGTATTGTCGGTCATAATGTTAACTTTGATCTTAGATTTCTAAGAAATGCAGGCATTGAAACAGATGACCATACGATTTTAGACACCCTACGATTGGCGAAACAAAACGATTTACCGGTTGCTAATTACAAGCTATCAACTTTAAAAGAATACTTCGGCGTTTCCAATAGATCTCACAATGCACTGAATGATTGTGAGACGACAAACATCGTATTTCAAAATCTAAAAAATGATTTGAAATCTGAAAAGTGA
- a CDS encoding GNAT family N-acetyltransferase, translating into MFRYAKEEDADQILPILFQIFDEMELDVFKEVGDEKMAQVIKEGFFQPGYRYGLGNILVNEIDGKVVAIMVGYPEELEDGIDEPLVKIMHKYGIKEKNLFGDKEAWPGEWYLDSFAVAPEFQGKGIGTKTMEHFIDVIRDRGEKILSLNVDVNNEPAQHVYTKTGFKKVGQLYIGSHLYDHMQYDLTK; encoded by the coding sequence ATGTTTAGATATGCAAAAGAAGAGGATGCAGATCAGATATTGCCAATTTTGTTCCAAATCTTCGATGAGATGGAATTAGATGTTTTTAAAGAAGTTGGCGACGAGAAGATGGCACAGGTTATCAAAGAAGGTTTCTTCCAACCTGGTTATCGTTATGGTCTTGGAAATATCCTTGTAAACGAGATTGATGGCAAAGTTGTAGCCATTATGGTCGGCTATCCGGAAGAGCTTGAGGATGGCATTGACGAACCATTAGTCAAGATTATGCACAAATATGGCATTAAAGAGAAGAACTTGTTTGGTGATAAGGAAGCTTGGCCTGGTGAATGGTATTTGGATTCATTTGCGGTTGCTCCTGAATTCCAAGGCAAGGGAATCGGAACCAAAACTATGGAACACTTCATTGACGTGATTCGTGATCGTGGCGAAAAGATTTTGAGTTTGAACGTTGATGTAAATAATGAGCCAGCTCAACATGTCTACACAAAGACTGGCTTTAAGAAGGTTGGCCAATTGTATATTGGTAGCCACTTATATGATCATATGCAGTATGATTTAACAAAATAA
- the treR gene encoding trehalose operon repressor, translating into MKKYLTIYHDLLSDIQTKKYQSGEILPSNQQLVMRYHVSRETVRKAMQLLADEGYIQTIRGKGSLVLAKKRYLFPVSSIKSYKEIVKESGLDSVNRVLKIQNHVLVPERLRFGSPEMYSQLIVRARVVNGIPTILDYDYINEDVAKDVPKADAEDSLFNYFESKLGLTVDYAIKHLTVENAEYDDCDLLKIDQSMPMVVVRSETHLTDSRILSYTESRHRADKFSSVEFARRHH; encoded by the coding sequence ATGAAGAAGTATTTGACGATATATCATGATTTGTTAAGTGATATTCAAACCAAGAAATATCAATCCGGAGAAATCCTTCCCAGTAATCAGCAATTGGTCATGCGTTACCATGTATCCCGGGAAACGGTACGTAAGGCGATGCAGTTGTTAGCTGATGAAGGATATATTCAGACGATTCGTGGAAAAGGCAGTTTAGTTTTAGCTAAGAAAAGATATCTTTTCCCAGTTTCGTCAATTAAAAGTTATAAAGAAATTGTTAAAGAGAGTGGATTGGATTCAGTCAACCGCGTACTGAAAATCCAAAATCACGTTTTAGTTCCGGAGCGATTGCGTTTTGGATCACCAGAAATGTATTCTCAATTGATTGTCCGCGCACGGGTAGTTAATGGTATTCCAACGATTCTTGATTATGATTATATCAACGAAGACGTTGCCAAAGATGTTCCCAAAGCGGATGCCGAGGATTCATTGTTCAATTACTTTGAAAGTAAGTTGGGTTTGACAGTTGATTATGCAATCAAACATTTGACAGTTGAAAACGCTGAATATGATGATTGTGATCTTTTGAAAATTGACCAATCAATGCCAATGGTGGTCGTCCGTAGTGAAACTCATTTAACGGATAGTCGAATATTGTCTTATACCGAATCACGACACCGAGCTGATAAGTTCAGTAGTGTTGAATTTGCTCGAAGGCATCATTAA
- a CDS encoding PTS sugar transporter subunit IIA: MFGFNKHESTDELIAPIDGTIVNLKTVSDPVFAQGMMGDGFAIKPDLSSSELLAPISGKVTVAQGHAVGIERDDGLEFLIHIGIDTVSLKGAPFTIFVKQGKKVKAGTPLVDIDWNQIITNKLDPTVMVLIPNSKTNLGSLNVAEEPVTKNQSIGQATAK, from the coding sequence ATGTTTGGATTTAATAAACATGAATCAACAGATGAACTAATTGCACCAATCGACGGTACAATCGTAAATCTGAAGACTGTCTCAGATCCTGTCTTTGCGCAGGGGATGATGGGTGATGGTTTTGCAATTAAGCCTGACCTAAGTAGTTCTGAATTGCTTGCACCAATCAGCGGAAAAGTAACCGTTGCGCAAGGACATGCAGTTGGTATTGAACGTGATGATGGTCTGGAATTTTTGATTCACATTGGTATTGATACAGTTTCATTGAAAGGTGCACCATTTACGATTTTTGTTAAGCAAGGTAAAAAGGTCAAGGCGGGGACACCGTTAGTCGATATCGATTGGAATCAAATTATAACAAATAAACTTGATCCGACCGTGATGGTTTTGATTCCTAATTCAAAAACTAATTTAGGGTCTTTGAATGTTGCTGAAGAACCAGTAACTAAGAATCAATCAATCGGACAAGCAACCGCAAAATGA
- a CDS encoding PTS transporter subunit EIIC, giving the protein MSKSKDYSALASEIIAGVGGAENINKVIHCISRLRFYLKDEKKAQTDKITALDGVAGALYNAGLGQYQVVIGPAVTDVYDEVIAQLGEGFADEEATQSAVAETGAAAQKEERPKNLWGWITKAFQVLIGTITGSMIPIIGLLAASGILKGFLTLFTFNLNLIDTKSTTYIIINAMGDSAFYFLPILVGFSAAKQLRSDPIVVGAIAGVLVHPTIAALWAAPTKGMATFLGIPMNAEFFGLPIHIPQYTYSIFPIIFAAWLARPVGNWLKKVLPLSLRSILQPLFTLFIVASAVLVIMGPVISLISSGLAAGINMLVTANEAIAGLVIGGLYQVLVIFGLHWMVVPIVSNDIAMTGHSVLNALINFTMIAQGTGALAVWAKTKRADVKGLSLAGALSGYAGVTEPAMYGINLKYGHVFWMANIGGAVGGFIAGLLKVDMFGFTGSLIGFPSFFSKTNPSNIWTFVIASAATIIVSFICVYFWGFSDADLDKVKSAQKKNVFKDATNK; this is encoded by the coding sequence ATGTCAAAGAGTAAAGATTATTCAGCTTTAGCATCAGAGATAATTGCTGGTGTCGGGGGAGCTGAAAATATAAATAAAGTTATTCACTGTATTTCTCGTTTGAGATTTTATTTAAAAGATGAAAAGAAAGCTCAAACAGATAAAATTACTGCACTTGATGGTGTAGCTGGAGCTTTGTATAACGCCGGTTTAGGTCAATATCAAGTTGTTATTGGACCTGCTGTTACAGACGTTTATGACGAAGTTATTGCCCAATTGGGTGAAGGATTCGCTGATGAAGAGGCTACACAATCAGCTGTTGCTGAAACTGGTGCTGCTGCGCAAAAAGAAGAACGTCCTAAGAACCTCTGGGGCTGGATTACTAAAGCCTTCCAAGTTTTAATTGGAACAATTACTGGATCAATGATTCCAATTATCGGCTTGCTAGCTGCTTCTGGTATTTTAAAGGGATTTTTAACATTATTCACATTTAACTTGAATTTAATTGATACTAAGTCAACAACGTATATTATTATTAACGCAATGGGCGATTCCGCCTTTTACTTCCTACCTATCTTGGTTGGATTCTCTGCAGCTAAACAGTTGCGTTCTGATCCAATCGTCGTTGGTGCGATTGCTGGTGTTCTAGTTCACCCTACAATTGCGGCTCTCTGGGCTGCACCAACAAAAGGGATGGCAACTTTCTTAGGTATTCCAATGAATGCTGAATTCTTCGGTCTACCAATTCACATCCCACAGTATACATATTCAATTTTCCCAATTATCTTTGCTGCTTGGTTAGCTAGACCAGTTGGTAATTGGCTCAAGAAAGTTCTACCTTTAAGTCTTCGTTCAATTTTACAACCACTATTCACACTATTTATCGTTGCAAGTGCTGTTTTAGTAATTATGGGACCAGTTATCTCATTGATTTCAAGTGGTTTAGCTGCCGGAATCAACATGCTTGTTACGGCAAATGAAGCTATTGCTGGATTAGTAATCGGTGGTTTGTATCAAGTTCTAGTTATCTTTGGACTTCACTGGATGGTTGTTCCTATCGTTTCAAACGATATCGCTATGACTGGACACTCTGTTCTAAACGCTTTGATCAACTTTACTATGATTGCTCAAGGTACTGGTGCTTTGGCTGTTTGGGCTAAAACAAAACGTGCTGATGTCAAAGGTTTATCACTAGCTGGTGCTTTATCAGGTTATGCTGGTGTTACAGAACCCGCTATGTATGGTATTAACTTGAAGTATGGTCACGTATTCTGGATGGCTAATATCGGTGGTGCTGTCGGTGGTTTCATCGCTGGACTATTGAAAGTTGATATGTTTGGTTTCACAGGTTCATTAATTGGATTCCCATCATTCTTCTCAAAGACAAACCCAAGTAATATTTGGACTTTCGTAATTGCTAGTGCTGCTACAATCATCGTCTCCTTTATCTGTGTATACTTCTGGGGCTTCAGTGATGCTGACTTGGATAAAGTTAAGTCTGCTCAAAAGAAGAACGTCTTTAAAGATGCTACAAATAAATAG
- a CDS encoding glycosyl hydrolase family 65 protein: MTEDWKITYRDTPTGVKSYGQESILTLGNGYLGWRGAPVISRYSDDHYPGLYVAGVFNQTKTEVNDREVINEDLVNFPNPQLLKVTVNQTQLLVPYSDRLAQLDMEHGTLVEKMTFPIDKGQLFLKTTKICDPVNYHQFALKVELSLDFEADVKVELVIDGKIQNKNVARYRNFNSQEFAVTKTSDHMLQGETLQSEINFVLGAKTTSDMTDFATTYTDDSVIDSATVHLQKDEPLVVDRVMAVATSHETADVLNIVEESLKQGSFENIYQINLDHWQEFWQKSDIKLTTDDKDIQKLIRLHIFQLHQAASELSNPHFDASVGSRGLTGEGYRGHIFWDELFMVPYYSANEPLAAKAIIQYRIDRLKAAMENAHLQLEHGAMYPWQSAGIGDEQAQFIHLNPMTNSWYPDNSRLQRHVSLAIVYDLWSYTQITGKNDLLVNGGLDLLLQTSKFWLNKVEYDGNKYHLSGVMGPDEFHEAYPNTKTGGLSDNAYTNLMLAWSLSWLLDLKDVVPEAFEKACQESDFDSDLLAKAQEVSQNLAVNVTRDGVIEQYNHYFELKELDLPAYAKKYGDIHRIDRILKSEGKSSNDYQADKQADTLMMIYNLGPKVMASVIEKLGNKLPKEWLLQNRDYYLSRTVHGSTVSRPVYASVDAALGDADAAWKKLKVAVKSDYDDIQGGTTAEGIHTGVMGADLTVIMRDFAGVRFEDDQLNVNPQLPTTWSKLSFTQTYRGVQYHFDFRGQELSITADHDCTVKVVDQMISLKANEAFEYKIKENVLV; this comes from the coding sequence ATGACTGAAGATTGGAAAATTACTTATCGGGATACGCCAACTGGTGTTAAATCTTATGGACAAGAATCAATCCTCACTCTAGGTAATGGTTATCTAGGATGGCGGGGAGCACCTGTAATTAGCCGTTATAGCGATGATCATTATCCCGGTCTATATGTAGCAGGTGTCTTTAATCAAACTAAAACAGAGGTTAATGATCGAGAGGTCATTAATGAAGATTTGGTTAACTTTCCGAATCCACAATTATTAAAAGTTACTGTCAATCAAACGCAATTATTGGTTCCTTATAGCGACAGATTGGCACAATTAGATATGGAACACGGTACTTTAGTTGAGAAAATGACTTTCCCAATTGATAAAGGTCAGTTGTTTCTCAAGACAACTAAAATCTGTGATCCAGTAAATTACCATCAATTTGCCTTAAAAGTCGAATTGAGTTTGGATTTTGAAGCTGATGTAAAAGTCGAATTGGTGATTGATGGCAAAATTCAGAATAAGAATGTTGCTCGTTATCGTAATTTTAATAGTCAGGAGTTTGCCGTAACTAAGACTTCTGATCACATGTTACAAGGCGAGACGTTACAGTCAGAAATAAACTTTGTGCTTGGAGCTAAGACAACTAGCGATATGACTGATTTTGCGACAACTTATACGGATGATTCAGTCATTGATTCGGCGACAGTTCATTTGCAAAAGGATGAGCCGCTCGTGGTTGATCGAGTTATGGCTGTTGCTACCAGTCATGAAACAGCTGATGTTTTGAATATTGTTGAAGAATCGCTCAAGCAGGGCAGTTTTGAGAATATTTATCAGATTAATTTGGACCATTGGCAAGAGTTTTGGCAGAAGTCAGATATTAAACTAACAACTGATGATAAAGATATTCAAAAGTTAATTCGTTTGCATATTTTCCAACTTCATCAAGCTGCTTCAGAGCTATCCAATCCCCATTTCGATGCCTCAGTTGGATCTCGTGGTCTAACAGGTGAAGGCTATCGTGGGCACATTTTCTGGGATGAATTATTCATGGTTCCTTACTATTCAGCTAATGAACCTTTGGCTGCTAAGGCGATTATTCAATATCGAATCGACCGTCTGAAAGCTGCTATGGAAAATGCTCATTTACAGTTGGAACATGGAGCTATGTATCCTTGGCAATCAGCTGGTATCGGGGATGAACAGGCACAATTTATTCACCTTAACCCAATGACAAATTCATGGTATCCTGACAATTCGAGATTGCAACGTCACGTTTCTCTAGCAATTGTTTACGATCTTTGGAGCTACACTCAAATTACTGGTAAGAATGATTTGTTAGTCAATGGTGGCTTAGATTTACTACTACAAACAAGCAAATTCTGGTTGAATAAAGTTGAGTATGACGGTAATAAATATCACTTGTCAGGCGTAATGGGACCGGATGAATTTCACGAAGCTTATCCTAATACGAAGACTGGTGGATTGTCAGATAACGCCTATACCAATTTGATGTTGGCTTGGTCGTTATCATGGCTATTAGATTTGAAAGATGTTGTTCCCGAGGCTTTCGAAAAAGCTTGTCAGGAGTCAGATTTCGACAGTGATTTGTTGGCAAAAGCTCAAGAAGTCAGTCAAAACTTGGCAGTTAATGTGACAAGAGACGGCGTTATCGAACAGTATAATCACTATTTTGAATTGAAAGAATTGGATTTGCCAGCTTATGCAAAGAAGTATGGCGACATTCATCGAATCGATCGAATTTTGAAGTCAGAAGGCAAGTCATCGAACGACTATCAAGCTGATAAACAAGCCGATACTTTGATGATGATTTATAACTTGGGACCTAAGGTCATGGCTTCAGTGATTGAAAAGTTGGGTAATAAGTTGCCAAAAGAATGGCTTTTGCAAAACCGCGATTACTATCTATCCAGAACAGTTCACGGTTCAACCGTTTCCCGTCCAGTTTATGCCAGTGTTGATGCAGCGTTAGGGGATGCTGATGCAGCTTGGAAGAAACTCAAAGTTGCAGTTAAATCAGATTATGATGATATTCAAGGCGGTACCACGGCTGAAGGTATTCATACCGGAGTAATGGGAGCCGATTTGACGGTTATCATGCGTGACTTTGCTGGCGTTCGTTTTGAGGATGATCAATTGAACGTTAATCCACAATTGCCAACAACTTGGTCGAAATTATCGTTTACGCAAACTTATCGTGGAGTTCAATATCACTTTGATTTCCGTGGTCAGGAGTTGTCGATTACAGCTGATCATGATTGTACGGTTAAGGTTGTGGATCAGATGATTTCGTTGAAAGCTAATGAGGCATTTGAGTATAAAATTAAAGAAAATGTTTTGGTATAA
- a CDS encoding DeoR/GlpR family DNA-binding transcription regulator — protein MDRQDRIMQITEIIQKRKRVSTTDLAHETFCSISTLRRDLIYLEKQGLIRRERGEVILNTFSTVEQNIILREKQHIQEKKSLAKIARDFIGPGMCIYLDSSSTVFQLCELINNIDNLIVVTNGLNVANALAINGNSTLRTFITSGEIQHNSSSVLNSEFENPIINHFNIDIAFCSASGIDQNSVYESNMNQAFSKKSIMDKSQETILLIDKSKFFKKSFFKMNTLTQYKVIISDALPADPISQVVKENNIEWISSDYVKI, from the coding sequence TTGGATAGACAGGACCGAATTATGCAAATCACTGAAATCATTCAAAAAAGAAAGAGAGTAAGTACCACTGATTTAGCTCATGAAACATTCTGCAGTATATCAACACTAAGAAGAGATTTAATTTATTTGGAGAAGCAAGGATTAATTAGACGAGAGCGTGGTGAAGTCATCTTAAATACATTCAGCACCGTTGAACAAAATATTATTTTGCGTGAGAAACAACATATACAAGAAAAAAAATCCCTGGCAAAAATTGCTAGAGATTTCATTGGACCGGGAATGTGTATTTACTTAGACTCCAGTTCAACTGTTTTCCAATTATGCGAATTAATCAATAATATCGATAATCTGATTGTCGTTACCAATGGTCTAAACGTCGCTAATGCACTCGCAATCAACGGCAACAGTACTTTAAGAACCTTTATTACTAGCGGTGAAATACAACACAATTCTTCCTCAGTATTAAATAGCGAGTTTGAAAACCCAATCATCAATCATTTTAATATTGATATAGCTTTTTGCTCCGCTAGTGGCATTGATCAAAATAGCGTCTATGAATCTAATATGAACCAAGCATTCTCAAAGAAAAGTATCATGGACAAATCACAGGAAACAATCCTATTAATTGATAAATCCAAGTTTTTCAAGAAAAGTTTTTTTAAGATGAACACCTTAACACAATATAAAGTCATTATTTCGGATGCCTTACCTGCCGATCCAATCTCACAGGTAGTGAAAGAAAATAACATTGAGTGGATTTCATCTGACTATGTTAAAATTTAA
- a CDS encoding rhamnulokinase, with the protein MTNVLAMDFGASSGRAIVGRYEEGVIRLDEMYRFENVPILFDDKLSWDINKLFLQIKQGLKNSLEKYKITSLGIDTWGVDFGLIDEYGDLIGVPMHYRGVDTEKILAKVSDFITLQDLYDSTGNQIMKINTLFQILSIREYYPDQYFRTRKILMVSDLFNYMLTGKMAAERSIASTTQLTNPYSKEWSRTIVNNFNLNSQLLPEIVDEGNQLGYVKKSLNFGDIQVINVCQHDTASAVLSIPATGPSLFISCGTWSLVGTELDHPILNKKALEYNLTNESGFNKTTEFLKNCTGLWIVQELKRNYHEDGIELSYEEITKIVENTTVETCLIDTDDDLFNEPGDMRERISKYASESGQKIPQKLGEFFKCAYESLAKKYNETIKEIEDATGESYQDIHVVGGGSKSNYFCQLIANVTQKDVLAGPAEATALGNVLMQLISLGEIEDVSEARKIVANSVEIKRFEPLKSKLMEE; encoded by the coding sequence ATGACAAACGTACTAGCTATGGACTTTGGTGCGTCGTCTGGTAGAGCCATTGTTGGACGGTATGAAGAGGGTGTAATTCGACTAGACGAAATGTATAGGTTTGAGAATGTGCCGATTCTTTTCGATGATAAGTTATCTTGGGACATCAACAAATTGTTTTTACAGATTAAACAGGGATTAAAAAATTCATTAGAAAAATATAAAATTACTAGTTTAGGAATTGACACTTGGGGTGTTGATTTTGGATTAATTGATGAATATGGAGATTTAATCGGTGTTCCCATGCACTATCGGGGAGTTGATACTGAAAAGATTCTTGCCAAAGTATCGGATTTTATTACCCTACAAGATTTGTATGACAGTACTGGCAATCAGATTATGAAGATTAATACTTTGTTTCAAATTTTATCTATCCGTGAATATTATCCAGATCAGTATTTCAGAACTAGAAAAATTTTAATGGTATCAGATTTATTTAACTATATGCTGACGGGTAAGATGGCTGCTGAAAGAAGTATTGCTTCAACGACACAACTGACTAATCCATATTCAAAGGAATGGTCGAGAACGATAGTTAATAACTTTAACCTCAATTCACAGTTGTTACCAGAGATTGTGGATGAAGGTAATCAACTTGGATACGTTAAAAAAAGTTTGAACTTTGGCGACATTCAAGTTATCAATGTCTGTCAACATGACACTGCTAGTGCTGTACTCAGTATTCCTGCAACTGGACCATCCTTGTTTATATCCTGTGGGACATGGTCATTAGTTGGAACCGAGTTGGATCACCCGATATTGAACAAAAAAGCGCTTGAATATAATTTGACGAATGAGAGTGGGTTCAATAAGACAACCGAGTTTTTGAAGAATTGTACTGGTTTGTGGATTGTTCAGGAACTGAAACGCAATTATCACGAAGATGGAATTGAACTTTCATATGAAGAGATTACCAAAATTGTTGAGAACACTACTGTTGAAACATGCTTGATTGATACTGATGATGATTTATTCAATGAACCTGGTGATATGCGTGAACGAATTAGTAAATATGCTTCTGAAAGTGGTCAGAAGATTCCCCAAAAATTAGGTGAATTCTTCAAATGTGCATATGAAAGTTTAGCTAAGAAATATAACGAAACTATTAAAGAAATTGAAGACGCTACTGGAGAGTCATATCAAGATATTCACGTAGTAGGTGGCGGTTCTAAATCTAATTATTTCTGTCAGCTAATTGCCAATGTAACCCAAAAGGATGTCTTGGCTGGACCAGCTGAGGCAACAGCGTTAGGAAATGTTCTTATGCAATTAATTTCATTGGGTGAGATTGAGGATGTTTCGGAAGCACGAAAAATTGTTGCTAATTCGGTTGAAATAAAAAGATTTGAACCTTTAAAAAGTAAATTGATGGAGGAATAA
- a CDS encoding L-fucose isomerase, whose amino-acid sequence MNSYPKIGIRPTIDGRQGGVRESLEEKTMDMAEAAKALIENTLRYADGTPVQCVLASRTIGGRGDAGIVQEEFMGHNIIATLSVTPSWCYGTETMDLEPNTIKAIWGFNGTERPGAVYLAAAMSGYAQKGYPAFKIYGHDVQDLDDNSIPEDVKEKILTFAKGAIAIGQMKGKSYVNIGASSMGIAGSQVDSNFFKDYLGMPVEFVDMTEILRRITLGIYDPEEYETALRWIKDNCREGLDINKGKDFPEVITKSKVVPADKDWEFIAKQAIIIRDILFGNKRLADIGWEEESHGHNAIAGGFQGQRQWTDWLPNGDFTEAIMASTFDWNGTRPVTAFATENDTLNGVSMLLGTLLTNKAPIFSDVRTYWSPEAVERVTGKKPTGKAKNGFLHLINSGASALDGTAAARDEQGNRSMKEFWNMTQADQEACLAETDWCRANYEYFRGGGFSSHFKTAAELPVTLIRMNLVRGVGPSLQIAEGYTVVLDDDVHKILDERTDRTWPTTWFAPNLGMAGFETTYDVMNHWGSNHCAFVQGHIGADLITMASMLRIPVVLHNVPSEKIFRPSMFDGFGTKNLEAADFEACEKLGPFYKN is encoded by the coding sequence ATGAATTCATATCCAAAGATTGGTATCAGACCAACGATTGATGGTCGTCAAGGTGGAGTTAGAGAATCTTTAGAAGAAAAAACAATGGATATGGCTGAAGCAGCTAAAGCATTGATTGAAAATACATTAAGATATGCCGATGGTACGCCAGTTCAATGTGTTTTGGCTAGTAGAACAATTGGTGGCCGTGGTGATGCGGGTATTGTTCAGGAAGAATTTATGGGACATAACATCATTGCAACATTATCGGTTACGCCAAGTTGGTGCTATGGTACCGAAACAATGGATTTGGAACCTAATACAATCAAGGCAATCTGGGGATTCAATGGAACGGAAAGACCAGGAGCAGTTTACTTGGCAGCTGCCATGAGTGGATATGCTCAAAAAGGTTATCCAGCATTTAAGATATATGGACATGATGTCCAAGACTTGGATGACAATTCTATTCCTGAAGATGTCAAAGAGAAAATTCTTACTTTTGCTAAAGGCGCCATTGCTATTGGTCAGATGAAAGGCAAATCATATGTGAATATTGGTGCTTCTTCAATGGGAATCGCTGGTTCACAGGTGGATAGTAATTTCTTTAAAGATTATCTCGGTATGCCGGTTGAATTTGTCGATATGACCGAAATTCTTCGTCGGATAACTTTAGGTATCTATGATCCTGAAGAATATGAAACAGCTCTTAGATGGATCAAAGACAATTGTCGTGAAGGCTTAGATATTAACAAGGGCAAAGATTTTCCAGAAGTCATTACCAAATCAAAAGTAGTACCAGCTGACAAGGATTGGGAGTTTATTGCTAAACAAGCAATTATTATTCGAGATATTTTATTCGGAAATAAAAGATTAGCTGATATTGGCTGGGAAGAAGAATCCCACGGTCATAATGCCATAGCTGGTGGATTCCAAGGTCAACGTCAGTGGACAGATTGGTTGCCAAATGGAGATTTCACTGAAGCAATTATGGCTTCAACTTTTGATTGGAACGGTACCCGTCCAGTAACAGCTTTTGCCACGGAGAATGACACTTTAAACGGTGTATCGATGCTTTTAGGAACACTTTTAACCAATAAAGCTCCAATTTTCTCAGACGTTAGAACTTACTGGAGTCCAGAAGCTGTCGAGAGAGTTACCGGCAAGAAACCAACTGGAAAAGCCAAGAATGGTTTTCTACATTTAATTAATTCGGGCGCTTCAGCGTTGGATGGAACAGCAGCTGCTAGGGATGAACAAGGTAACAGAAGTATGAAAGAATTTTGGAATATGACCCAAGCGGATCAAGAAGCTTGTTTGGCTGAAACTGACTGGTGTCGAGCAAATTATGAGTATTTCCGTGGCGGTGGTTTTTCATCGCATTTCAAGACAGCAGCAGAGTTACCAGTAACATTGATCAGAATGAACTTGGTTCGTGGCGTTGGGCCATCTTTACAAATTGCGGAAGGTTACACGGTTGTTTTGGATGATGATGTTCACAAAATTTTAGATGAACGAACAGACAGAACTTGGCCAACAACTTGGTTTGCACCAAATTTAGGTATGGCAGGATTTGAAACAACTTATGATGTTATGAATCATTGGGGTTCTAATCACTGTGCGTTTGTTCAAGGACATATCGGTGCAGATTTGATAACAATGGCAAGCATGTTGAGAATCCCAGTTGTTTTACATAATGTTCCAAGTGAAAAGATTTTCCGACCAAGTATGTTTGATGGCTTTGGAACAAAGAATTTAGAGGCTGCCGATTTTGAAGCATGTGAAAAATTAGGACCATTTTACAAAAACTAG